The Dromaius novaehollandiae isolate bDroNov1 chromosome 3, bDroNov1.hap1, whole genome shotgun sequence genome includes the window AGTCACACAAGATCATCAGTGGCTAAGCAGTAGACATATTTAGGCTTTCCTTTAGGTACAATGTTTTCAAGTAACAAAATCCAAAGCTGTGCAACAAAGACAATAAAAGTAAATGTTTCATACTGTAAAGTCTATTCTTGTTGTAAATGGGAGCATTTACCGTACATACCATTTGCAAAATAATGGAATGTATTCTGATCTTCAGCTACTTTTACTGTACATAGATAGGATAAGATTCAGCCCAGGCTGGTTTAGAAAATGCAAATTTTACTTTTCTATGCCAGGAAGGATCACTTCCTATTATGGGAGACGCATTCTCTCAGGAAGGCAGCTTGTAACTCCACATGTATCATCACTGAAACACCCTACTGGCCAAACATGCAGCATGATTAATGTTTCACCCAAGTATCTGGCCAAGTCCCACTCTCTCCCTCATAGCACTACTGACTCTGGGACTTGAACAAATACCCAACAGGCCACTGCATACAAATTACAATTACTTGGCAAATCCACACAGCACGTTTTCCATTGCTGGGCTCTGAGTTAAAGATACACAAGTTTTTCTGCGCGTCACAAACACCACAGTCACAGGAGGTGCCAAACTAGCACTCGGTCTTTTGCCATCGTCACAAGCAGCAGGGTTCCCCTGCTACTCCCCTGAAACATCCTCCAGACAAGGATTGTATCACATTGACAAATTCACATAGAAAAAGCTGCCACGGCCTGTCCTCTGTCTGTTATGCAGTTATATAAACTAAAAGAGGCTTCAGAGCCGGAGCTATCGGCCTGGCACCATTCACAAGCACTAGGCCTagattttgtttaaaacataagAAGCCTAAAGTAATGCAGCATATTTGGTATCATATGCATTGGTCCCATAGACTTGGAATCTGTTTACCAAAAAGTAATGTGCAAAAAGTATGTGTGATTGCACACTTAGCATGTTGGTGTGATTACTAGAATTGTGCTCAGAAACCCACAGTCTTAGGAGTAGCCGCTCAATTAAATGCTCTCCTATGTAACCAGAGTAATCACATGGGTATTTTGGGCACACAGCTGGTCACCAACTCTTTTAAGTCCAAATACTAAGGTTTCCACATGGTAGCACAATTTAAGCATCAAATGCAGTATCACACCTAACAAGAAACTGAGCtgtggagaagagagggaaaaagtgtAAAGGTTAAATATGAGATAAGAAGTCCACCGGCGTTATAGAGACACTGGACAGTGCACACACCACCTTTTCAACATTCAGGATTCTAAACCATAAAAAAGATACATTTCATATCTATTTACAATATTACTGTGATACAATGCCTGATTGtgtaatatttttgaaatacatgATGCCAGCACTGATTGTACTAGTATATACTTTGTCATGTTAAGGCAGCACAACTAGAAATTACTGAAAGCATCATGCAAAGCTACTTGAACTCAAACACTGAAACTTTTCCCTTAAAGACTGGACAATATTCTGCTGATTAGGAGATGGTACTCTCCACAGGTAGTCATTCAGTTTATCTGAATCACTATATGCAGCCAGATAGGGCGTAAGTGCATGTTTGCTGTTCGCCGACTTCGCTGGAGTACAAGACACAGTTTTGCTACAGAGAGTTTCAGAAGGAGCAGTGTCTCTGTTACTTAATTTAGGATCTGATTTCCTTGTTTGGTTCTGGGAAGTCTCCAAGTCAGATCCCTCATCTTCAGACTTGATTTCAACATAGTCATCATCATCCCCTTCTTCCTCAGTATCTTTGAAATTAGAAAAATAGTTCTGAGTGGCCACCTGTGCAGTCAGAGGGGAGGTCCTGTTTACTCTCAGAACTTTTTGAGAATCCTGCAGAATCATATCTGAATAGTTCTCAGGGATCTGCTTTCTCGTGTCAGGCCCTGTACATCCCGAAGCAGTATCTAGTGCTTCATGGCTATCAAATCGGAAGTTCCTATTCGAATGAAGCTTTTTCTTGTCCATTTCATTAGGATAAATGATTGATTCTCCAGATCTATTGACCACAATTGAGGACGATGACTGCGACCTGCTGTACGCCTGTGGTTTTATATTGCTTGCTCTTCTCCCAAGGGAGTTATAGATGTGATCTTGATGCAAATTTTCTTTGTTAGGTTGGCTTATAATGGCACTCCACCTCTGCACTGGGACATGCGAACGGTTAGAAATCTGAAGGGATGGCACTGAGCAAGCTGATGGCAACTGCCTTGAATTGCTTTTTGTACCAGTTTCTGTATATGAGCTCTTGGCCTTCGGGTCTTGGGATTCAGGCCACGGAGAAAAGTCAGCCAGCTCTCCGTTACTGTACGTAGAATGCAAAAGCCAATTTTCTGCTCTTGAGCATTCACTGGCTAACTGAGAACGGGAAGTAGGTGCAGCCACAGGTGTGGAATACCTTGAAGTGGGCAGCTCCTGAGGAGTAGACCAGGTTTCCTTTTGGATCTTAGGTGGACTTTCCCTAAAGACAATCTGGTCATACAGCTGCGAATATTCAGCAATTCTGGCACCTAGAAAAGAGAGATTTAGCTTACCAGAGGCAAAAAAATCCATACAAACAAACttcatgaaaattaaaacaaacaaacatgcttTGTATTGGCCAAGAGAAAAGTTTACAGTTGTGTTCACATCTTCAGCCTTACAGTCCACAAAGTAGCATGAAATAATGGAGGCTAGAAGAGCCGTGGCTCAGTGGCATGTTTGCACTGTTTTCATGATAATACGACATGAAAAGAAGAACCATAAAACATCTTGCAACGGTGAACAATCATGAATCACAAGCTCAGAAAGTAACATGACAACAGCAGTATCATCGTTAACTGtgaaagaagataaaatacaaacaaaaaagctaCTATAAAATGCGAAACTGTTTGGGTCTTTTTTTGTTCCAGTATTTCAAAATCACTACAACATTAGCTTTTCATCTTAAAAGACAAGTATTTCACCCATCTAAACCTGAATCCTACCTATATGACACAGGCACAATTATTCTGccttggagaaagaaagagactaAATGATCTCCTGAGGCCCTTCCAACCCTATGCCTGTAGGTCTGCTTATTGTACCCTCTGTTTTTGTTTAATCAAACCATCACTAACACACTTGTGATTGCAGTCTATTTGCTACCTTGAAGATTGCCTTTCCTCCTGGTCATATTGAGATAAAATCCTTTTGGCTAAACATGGAAAAGCATATGGAAAAAGCATGAAGGAATATGACTTTTATCTCTCTTTCAGTGCTCTCTCTATGCTGGAAAAAGACAGGAAGTGTTAATGACCTACTTgatctctctcccccttcctttccctcctcacGCCCAGGAGTTTGCGAGCCTCAGCTTCAACAATCAAGATACTCAAGTGGGCCTGTAAAGACCTTGGTTTTGGATGGGTCTAGTTTTCATCCCAGCATCCTAAGCAGCTGGTTGGGATATAGCAGATACCTTCAGTCCCCCAAACCTTCTCCTGCTGGTCAAACACAGACACACTTTGCAcatgtttctttttgttcttttctttcttttttttttcttttttttttttttaatctccataCTTGGCTTTCCTAGGCAGGGAAAACTTACtctcaaaaaaagagagaaggcaataaaaaagtagcaataataaaagagaggaaaaggaacagGACCACTATTAGGACCAGTAATAGaactgagaaagagagagaaggaagtagACATCCTGCGGAAATGCTGGAAATAGGAGACAGGACTATGACTCAGAAAGATGCCAGAGGGAGCAGGTTCACAGCTGCCTTCAAGTCACACCAATTCAAGGAAGTGCACCCCTGGGCTTCTCCAGAGATAAAGAAGCCAAAAACAGTTTTCTGTGAAAACTGGTTAGCTAGGAAACAGTCAAAAGCCTTTTATCAACCTCTGAAATTTGGCTGAATATCTGCATTCTGGGAAACTTATTCAGATGCTAAATTTTGGAATTTCTCACTGCTTAATTCATGAGAAATTCTGCTACTATGACATGATGATTGgtgttttaatatatttactaCAACATATGTGACTGCAGCAAAGTACTGCAGGCTGCGCAGCAGGATGCAATATAAGACTGTTCTGATAATGTACTGTTTGTTTCATATCAAAAGGGAAGAGAACACTCTGAAAATGGCCTAGTTAATAAGATATTTAGGGacttttgaaaacataaatatcaGAAGACGACAAGAATGACACGCTAGTGTGTGTAGTCTGTTGGCTCTGCGTCTCTTATTTGTTTCAGCTGACTATGGACAGAAATAGCTCCAAAGCCTCAAATTTCCATCACTTTGCACATTCACCAAAAAGAGTAAAAAGACCAGCTCTTTCTTATCTGATCCTGTGCCTTGTGCTTACAAGTGTGATGTGGACGGTATGTGAGCAAATCTATACTACTGGTTAGGAGCTAAACCCACCTGAAAATGCACCTTTTTCAGTCAAATTCTGAAGATCAAACTATCTGAGGAAATAAAGGCTTTTCTGTAAAGAGTCCAATGATGCTTCAGGAATGATTTCTGTTTCTAGCCTAAACTGAGTCGATCCTTCCTGACACTATCCCactctttcttctgcattttatcAAGTAATGGCAAGATTTTATTGAGATGTAAATGACTATTCATGTTAAAAACAGTCACAGAAAACTCATCTCAGCAATAACACGGGAAATGCAATATTGATATTCAACTAATAGATCAAGGAGCAGAAAATTCATAATCTTTTAATTCAATAAAGAAATTTCACTGgaaattattaaagaaataaatctgtATAAAAACAACGCATGTCTTTAACATACCAATAGCCGGACcaccttgtttcttttcttccagtatGGCAGCGAGAtctttgtgtttcagtttctgttGTCGGCTAGCTGGCTGTTCCTGCTCTGGACTTTTAACTTTCAAAAGCTGGTTAGCCTTCTTAATCTTCTGACTGTATTGCCTTGCCATCATGAAAACTCTGTTCTTTGTTTTATCCACAATATCCAAGTCATTTTCCATGACCTCTGTATGCGCATTGGAGAGAATGCTATTGGCAGACTTGTATGGGCTGTCTACAAAAGGCGTCTCACTGGAGAAGGAAGATCTGTTCAGACTCCTAAAAGAGCTGTCCTTGTATGGTGCAGAGTCTTCAAGCCTGAGATTAGCCTCACTGAAGGTGGCGGCTCTGGGCTTCAAAGTTTTAGGGAAAATAGGAGTTTCTGGCAGAGAGAGAGTAGACAGTGAGTATTCTACATCTTTACTCAGCTCAGGTGTACTGCCAGCATGCAGCCTTTCCTGCATATCATCTTTACAAACAGGAAAGGCTGCAAGGAGACGGTCCCTtgtcttttcttcattcttcttgaTGTAGTTCTCCAGGTCATTCCAAATCTCATCTACTTCCTCCGAGAGTTTATCTGCTGCAGACTTATGGGAGAGTGAGTCAGAGTTGGAGGAGCTATCCACTAAGCTCAAATAGTCATTGTCGAGAGGAACATGATGATAAGGACCTTCATCTTCACTGAACTGGAGACTCTCTTCAGAAACAAACTGCCGTAAATTGTCACAGCATGCAAAGTCTGTTTCCAGGCCCAGAAAACCTCTCCTTTTAGAGCATTTTAGAGGTTTACACTTAAAATTCAATAGCGGTGTTTCTGGAAGCACTATGGTGTCATAGATATTATCTTCAACAATCCTGAGCTCATCCAAACTTGAAGCAGGTGCTTCTCTACTGAGTAGGGTCTCATCTCTACTAGCACGAATGGAGGCCCTGTTTTGATTCACTGTCCTCTTTTTGGAGGGTGAATCTGAGCTGTGTTTGTTTCCGGCCTCATAGAGAGAGTCTCTAGCAGACCTCTGGGGGCCATGGCCAGTTTCCTCCCTTCTTGTCAGGCCCATCAGCTTTAAGTCTTCGTAGCTTATATTGTCATAAACATGTTCAATATCATCAACGGTCAGCTCTTCTGAAGATTCGGGATAAGCATTCATACTGCTCACCTCTGTTCTTTTCACTTCCCTTCGAGAATTGCGCTGGCCAAGGTCACCAATTTTATACCTTGCACTGTTTGGACATGTGTTGCTTTCACCAGCACTACTGGCCCGTCTAACAACTTTATGACGGTTGGAGCTGGAAGCCTCATTTTGATGCCCTACCCCCAAATGCCAGCTGCATGGTCGACCAGAAGGACGCCTCCTTCCTCCGCCAACAGCTGAACTGGAGTTGGACGTAGACACTGATGGTACAAACATCTGGTAATCGTCTTCATCATCTTCGTTCTCATAAGGTGGTCGCCTGCTGGGAAACAATGCCTGCCTGATCTGATGGTCAGTCCAGATGTTTCTGACAGAGGTAGTACCCCCCAGGATATTCATGATTAATGAGTTGTCCTGGGGGATGCTAAATTGTCTAGGTGACTGTCTAGCTGAGCAGGAATATGGAAGATCAGTATTCAGTTGGGTCGACTCTTCATCTGAAGGATCTTTGGAGCTCTGCGGAGATTTGAAACATGCAGGTAATGTTAGCCTATTCCCTACAATAATACAAGGGTTCCCACCATTCACAGAAGTGCCATAGTAACCATGGCATCCTGTAGCACGGAGCCCGGCACAGACAGGTGGGCTGGCTCCTTGCTGGTGAGCCAAGAAACCAAGGTGGTAGTGCCAAACTTCTGTGCCTCCCAGCCCTCACCATTGCTCAGAGGTGACTCTTGGCCTTTAATAACACATTACTTCAAAAGATACTAGCTCATGCTAAAGCATGAgtaattaaaagcaaatttatttggCAGGGGTAAGATTAGTCCTTTTATGCTAACTCTGCCATTTCACAGTTGGTTTAAGCTAATCTGATTCCAGGCTCCTGCCAAAAAATTTTGCTCTCTGCTCTTTTCCCTTGCCTATAATCCAAGCAGAGAGGTATGTTGCACTCTCTAGTACATGCCacttaaaatctgattttctttttggaGTGAGTTTTCATCCATCTCAGCCAGCAGATCTAACATATTGCAAGGCTGCGTGCCTGCTAATGGTAACATGAAAGATACTATAGATGTACATGGCCAGAGgttgggaaagagaggaaaggacTATATCTTTTGGCTTAAGTTAATGTTAAttggttttttggttggttttttttttcccttctcaggaGAATACTCTTTGAAGTATATACAGATATAGATGACCATCTCAATGATACAAATATTAATGTATGACAGAAAGAGAAGTTGCCTTAACTTTCTAcccagaaaaaaaccacacagattTCTTTGACATATCTTTGATAGATGGCAAGATAgaagcggggaaaaaaaaaaaagtacctgcATTTCACATTTGTTGAGATTAACACTTCTCCGTTTTTCAACATTTTCAGCAGCTTGACTATTaagtcttttccttcctccttttgctttctgtaatgaGTTTTGTTGTGCTCCCTGTGATTTAAAAGAACAGAGCAAGGGAGGGATATTAAAATCTATAGCTCTTCGTACAGCTTTGTTCAAAAGAATTACTAGCTGCTAGAAGAGCAGAGCCAAGTCAGGTATACACAAAGGATGAAATACTAGTAAGTAGTCCAAGCACTGCTACAACAATGATTCAGAGTCCAGAAAACTTGCTTTACAATAACCAGTTTAACCAAGTCAATCCATACAGCTTGTCAAcaggggaagaaagcagagtCTGCGTGCAACAACTTAGATGTAAAAAATAACTTatagcaaaaaaaggcaatcacagaaaaaatcaaatttcaaaggtttttttttgtttgtttttgaatagGGAAGGGGATGGATTCACCATCACTTGGAGTGCTGAAAACCAGGAGGAGGTCTAAAACAGAAGATATGATGTCATCTAGCTTCCCAGAAAAATACAAAGCCACAATGTCACGTTGGGCAGTGTAGGAAGTAATTCAGAGAAAAGGGCACACATAATAGGAACTGGACTACATGGTTCCCAATATTAGAATCTAAGAATGTATCGTTGCCACATGTATGGTTAAACATTAATCTACACTTGTACAGTTTTATAGTGGCATTCTTTTGTACTCCCTCATGTCAGGAAGAGGGTGAATTACAAGACACTACACTTCACTGATACAAGATACTATTTTATCAAAGATttacaatttaaataaaataatttcaaagtggacttcaaaaaaaaatctctaatagGTTTTGGACAACTTACAAAACAGATTGACCAGAGAAGGATGTCCAAACCCTGTATTCAGATGTTCACATCAGCATCTTAGAGAGCTGAATGTTTATATGAGCATAAACTAAACCCAACAAATTGGGTTAGATCCGGATTCTTTAATACACCcacatttcaaaactgaaattttagCCTTTCAGAAATATCATATATGTGGGGAAACATCACGTGGAGTGAAGAAGACTACCTGTTCAATGATTGGATTGTGCAGTAGTAAACGATCAAGATTCTTACTTTCAGAAATCCTACTCACAGCAGCTCATATTAAAGCACACTTACTTCTATTCACAGCCAACAGATCACCAGCCTAGAAACACTACATCGCATCTTTCACTGTCTGAATCTTAACCTAACACTCAGGTCACTGCTTTGAGACCCAAGGACCTTGTCTCTGCATTTGACCTAGAAAGGTTCTAGTTTCTTTCAAAACATCAGCTGGAGGAGCAAGGAAAAGTCAGTTGTGCAACAACtggcaaaaaaataataaagctacTGCTTTCTGTCAAAAGTAGGCTGGAGGCCTGTAAAGGAGTAAGCAAAATCTGTTTCAGCAGTAGGGATTTCATATGCTCTCATCCTCTGTGCAGGGGCTAATTTCACGTCACCTCTGTTACAAAGCGACAAACAAATAACACATCTGTAAGGAAAAGCTGCAAGCAGTTTAATTTTAACACATTCCTGTCTCCTTGCAGTTTTACAGATAAATTTAATCCCTCTTCCATCCTCCCCAggatgaaaaggtttttttttttcttagtttttttgttttttaacctgttCAGACTCTTCTTCATCATCAGCATCAATCTGTTCTGTAGCAGAAGTGTGGAGATTTTCATCCTGATCACTGATGTAGGCTGGCTCAGTGGACTCTTGAAACTGGCTCTCTAGCCCGCTGGGTTCCAACGAACCCTTCTTCCTTGAATTCAGCAGGGCTTCTTTTGATCCCAGTTTGGTGGTTTGAGATAACAGGGCTCCTTCGATACTGATCCGCTTGAAACAACATGGATTAAAAATTACACAGACTATACCATTTTACAGGTTTACATCAAATAAAGTCAAAGCCACCAAATCCCCCCAGAGCACAGTTTTAGCTACACTCAGTTAGCTGCACTAAATGAGATGTATaaggaaagaattaaaacaaacagtatttttccatGGACTATAAGGAGCTGGAATAACAACGAAGTGAGGAACCTATGGGCTTCAGTGTTATGGCATCCTAGTGAAGTCACATGTAGTGTACCCTGTTCATACATTCTCCCCGCCTTAAGTTCCATCCCAACTAAGCCTAGGACCCAAAATCCAACACGAGTCTTTCACACTGCATTGGAACTTCATTAAAAATTCTTATAGAAAGTGTAGAGGTTAGAAGTGCTCAGCCCAGTCTGCCTAAGCTGTATTGGCTCTGcctgtttttttatatatttttatgtgtgtatatatgtgtgtgtgtatatatatatatatctcagaATAAGCTGAAACTCTTACATTCTTAtttaataaatacaaagaaaatattcttcaaaGAATAAACACCATCTTTACATAGAACTTCTGTGACTACAGCAGTATTTTTAAGTACCCTATAATATACAAATTGATTGTGCTGTATAATAAAGTACAGGAATATAGGGAACAGGCAAATTCTCCTTATTAGGTACTGCTGAAATAGTTagctgtatttttattgctttcatttcaataaccTTATCAGAGACTCTAAATGACATTTATGTTTTTGCTTCCCTTCTTAAAAATCAATACAATATCAGTCACATGCCATTTGAAGGTATTAAAACAcgaaatgtaaaaaataaataaataaataaaaggcttaCCTTCTGCATATCTGGATTTATATCTGAAAACACAAATACATTATAAGTGAGTACTTGAACTGGTGTCAGTCTATGCCACTGTTCTAATGCTACATCAATATCCCTATTATGAATTCCCAAAAAGGAATTAAATGCAACTGCAATATTCATTTGAGGGTCTCTGATAAAACAGAGACAACATTCACTTTATGACAGTTCCCCCTAAAGATGTGATTTTGCAACACTTCTGTAATATGGGTAACTACCCATAGTGACTAAAACACTTTGTGTTCAGTTACCAGTTGCTAGGACGTTTACAAGATCAGAACCCAATCATGGAAAAGCAAATACTAGGATTTAAACgctaattttgttttctcttcacaCAGGTTATTTTCTCCCCAAATATGTATTTGGGGTTACATTCTACAGGCAGGATATTCCACTAACATAAGTCAGCATAGGTCCATTGAACATGATTGAAATAGATAAAGTCACTGGAGAAGAGGATCTATGCTTACTTGTTTTGCAAGACACATAAACACTTAGACAACAAAATAGTAGGCAAAATAACTTACCATTTGACTTCAAAACTTTATGGACTCTAGATGAAGGTTCTGAAAAAGACAACAACAGTATTTAAACACTACAGCATCCCAAAGAAAGTTACTGGTATCTTGGCCAACTTTTTATAACACAGAGACCAAAATTTAAGCTCCCGAGCCCATGCAGGACAGCAGGATTCACTCTTCTTAATCATCTAGTTTCCTCAGACCCTTGGAAAAAAGGGCTTAATTTGTTGAAGTGTCAAACCTACAACTGTTTCCAAAGTGCATATGTGTCTTTAACGGAATGGCagctcctccctcctcttcccccacacAACCACATATGTAAGTTTTAATCTCATGTGAAGATTCTTGCTTTCCAAAGACTCAGCCCTCATCTAAGTCATTGCTCTGGAGTTGCTGGAGACTTCCTACATTCAGGTTAGAAATACATATGAGATACTGTCAGCTTAGCAGTGCTTTAAGAGCATAAGTAGCTCAACACTACAGAGGAGGctatttaaatcagtattttggGTATTCCTTTTCTGGGCAAAACAGCACCAGTGGAATCTTCCACCTTAGAAACACAAAGATGCCCGATTAAAATGATTGCTTTTCAGAGACAAAGTCTGCTATGTGATAAATCACTACACCTGTGCTCTCATGAACCTTAAGCCATTCTGCATAAATAATATTACATACTCTTAACTGGAAAAATCTTTAAGTAGCTGAAAAGGGAACATAGCTACTGCAATGTAAAGTCAGTCCAAGTACACAGACATTTGTAATGGCTTCAGGAGAGAAATAACTGTAATTATGGACGTAGATTAgagctaggaaagaaaaaagaagtcatcGTTACTACCTgtcatatttctctttttcataagGAAGACACTACAGTAAACAGAGACAGCAATCATGTTTTACAATAATCATGATGGAACCACTTCTGAGATAGTAATTACTCAGGGAAAACAAGTCAGATTTAAATAATGTAACTGGCTTGCTTTGCATTCTTTATCCATCAGAAAGTACCAACTGTTCTCTATGCATCCACCATTAGGCACGTACATccatgaaatgaaatgcaaacacTATGTAAAATCACACAAATAACAGTTTGTTAACAAGATCCTCCACCCATATCGTGCTCTGTAAAATCTGAGCAGAGTGCAGGGTAAGAACCAATTCCATGTGCTCAACCTCACCAAGCCCTAAACAATCTTGCTTGTTTCTCTCTTGTCATCTTGATGGAAAGAAGTTTATTCACCTGATTTCCTTCTCACTCGGTGTGGAGTAGTGCCTTCTTTAGGATGGTGCGATGATTTCATTTCTCCCTTAGGGCTATAATGGAAGCCTGGATGATCTGTGAGACAAGCAGAGGCATCGGTATAAAAAAGGGTGTTATTTTACACATCTCAGCAGCTCTCTTTGTAGGCTGTGCCATCTTCCCTTTATGACTCATACAGTGGCACTTCATCAGAGCTCAGCGCAGAATAAGCGAGCAGCACTGTTGCAGAGTGTTACCACTTAGCCGTGGAAACACTTCACTCATTTAGTTACGCCTTGCTCTGCATTGCTAACCCAGCAACATTTATGCACAATCACGTTTGTTAGCCAGTTTCTCAGCAGAGTCTTCCTGACCCATTCCCTGGGACAATAACCATGTAAATAAATAACAATCCCGCTTTACACTGAGCCTTCTTCAGCATCCGTTCTTTAAGGTTGTTCTCACTTCCCTGCACTGCTAGGGACTGCTGGCGACACGAAGAGGTAGCACAGCAAGCACCAAGAAAGGCAGAAAGTCAAAGACTGAATGGAAGGGATGGCACAGGCAGGACCGGATGCAGATGCAAGACAGTGCCATCATACTGGCCTTCCAATCCTGACTCCTGTGGCACACACGTGAACTCATCAAACTTACAGCAACCACAACCCTGCCAGGTCTCAGCATGGAGCTTTCTTGGGGGCTGCTCCTTAGGTGCAGTTGCTTTCTGCCATAGCCATGAATTCAGCTACTGCACCTAATTAGACTGCCAGGTGATAGAGGGTAGCCACCCATGCTGCCACACCACAGGGGCACTGGGCTCCCTCGTTCGACTTCCACATAGGTGTACCGGGGGATAAGCAGCCGGCAACTGCTCTTCCCGTCCCCCAGCTGCAGGCTTGCCAGCATACAGAAGTTGTAAAAGTGCTCGATGCTTCAAGCTGCATTACTTATTCCTAGCCCTTCAGTGGTCCTGGACAGAAGGAGCTTTTGCTGCAGAGGATGGGAAGATCGTGTGTTTAGTCAGCATGGAATAAGCAAAACAGAGTGGCCAGTGTTTACACATGGCCTAATCTGCCTCTTCCTTGCTAACCATGAGACATATCCTGTTGGTTGCAGATCAGGCAACCCAATGCTTACAGAGTTCCACAGGATCTGCAcgcaattatttttttctggcaACATCATAATTGAAGGAACATAAGCACAGCCTTCTTGCATCTTAGAGGAAAACAACAGTTATATGTGAAGtgttaaagatatttttattaatttgttttctaatgaaagtgggggaaaaaaaaaacaacttacgTATGGCATCCATTTCTAAAATTGCCTGTTTggcctgaaagagaaaaaaaattgtgtgtgaaGAGGTTAAACTGCACATAGAAGGGTAAATTATGTTGTACGTTACAGATAGTAGGCAGTTTATATAAAGAAAATAGCAACTTTAATTTTCGAACTAATAAATACTGTTAGTGTTACTTTTCGTGTCTTTCTATGTAGCCCACATATACAGATGTGGACAAGAATTTTGCAGGTAATAGTCTACTAGAGTTAACTTTCAGGACATCATTGGTTGTTAACTGCACATGACAGCTCCACCTTGCTTACTCTACCATTCTGGCAGTGTGAGGGGAGGAGCGTGCAACTGGGGCACCGTCGGGATGAGAAATTTTGAGACGATGGAGTGACAGGGATCACTgactctgcagaaaagaggggctGTGCGCCCTGGTTCTCCTCTATGGGGACATGAACCTCCAGAGAACTCCCAGTCAGGCCCATAATTTAGAGCTGTCCATAAGCCTCACCCTATTCTGCTGGGATAGGCATCAAATTGGCCCTACCTTCTGGGAATCACAAATACTTTTCAAGCAAGTTGCTCATGA containing:
- the PLEKHG1 gene encoding pleckstrin homology domain-containing family G member 1 isoform X2, which gives rise to MELSDSDRPVSFSSTSSSASSRDSHCSFGSRMTLVSNSHLGLFNQDKETGAIKLELVPARRFSSNKPRKNTPAEQQQTEESLEKRLSMPRKAEPKGAGKNCAVSLATEPTSPKLLYVDRVVQEILETERMYVQDLESIVKDYLDCISDQSKLSLGPEERSALFGNIRDIYCFNSELLQDLENCENDPVAIADCFVSKSEDFHIYTQYCTNYPRSVAVLTECMRNKTLAKFFRERQEALKHSLPLGSYLLKPVQRILKYHLLLHEIENHLDKDTEGYDVVLDAIDTMQRVAWHINDMKRKHEHAIRLQEIQSLLTNWKGPDLTSYGELVLEGTFRIQRAKNERTLFLFDKLLLITKKRDEMFTYKAHILCGNLMLVEVIPKEPLSFSVFHYKNPKMQHTVQAKSQQEKRLWILHLKRLILENHPAKIPAKAKQAILEMDAIHHPGFHYSPKGEMKSSHHPKEGTTPHRVRRKSEPSSRVHKVLKSNDINPDMQKRISIEGALLSQTTKLGSKEALLNSRKKGSLEPSGLESQFQESTEPAYISDQDENLHTSATEQIDADDEEESEQGAQQNSLQKAKGGRKRLNSQAAENVEKRRSVNLNKCEMQSSKDPSDEESTQLNTDLPYSCSARQSPRQFSIPQDNSLIMNILGGTTSVRNIWTDHQIRQALFPSRRPPYENEDDEDDYQMFVPSVSTSNSSSAVGGGRRRPSGRPCSWHLGVGHQNEASSSNRHKVVRRASSAGESNTCPNSARYKIGDLGQRNSRREVKRTEVSSMNAYPESSEELTVDDIEHVYDNISYEDLKLMGLTRREETGHGPQRSARDSLYEAGNKHSSDSPSKKRTVNQNRASIRASRDETLLSREAPASSLDELRIVEDNIYDTIVLPETPLLNFKCKPLKCSKRRGFLGLETDFACCDNLRQFVSEESLQFSEDEGPYHHVPLDNDYLSLVDSSSNSDSLSHKSAADKLSEEVDEIWNDLENYIKKNEEKTRDRLLAAFPVCKDDMQERLHAGSTPELSKDVEYSLSTLSLPETPIFPKTLKPRAATFSEANLRLEDSAPYKDSSFRSLNRSSFSSETPFVDSPYKSANSILSNAHTEVMENDLDIVDKTKNRVFMMARQYSQKIKKANQLLKVKSPEQEQPASRQQKLKHKDLAAILEEKKQGGPAIGARIAEYSQLYDQIVFRESPPKIQKETWSTPQELPTSRYSTPVAAPTSRSQLASECSRAENWLLHSTYSNGELADFSPWPESQDPKAKSSYTETGTKSNSRQLPSACSVPSLQISNRSHVPVQRWSAIISQPNKENLHQDHIYNSLGRRASNIKPQAYSRSQSSSSIVVNRSGESIIYPNEMDKKKLHSNRNFRFDSHEALDTASGCTGPDTRKQIPENYSDMILQDSQKVLRVNRTSPLTAQVATQNYFSNFKDTEEEGDDDDYVEIKSEDEGSDLETSQNQTRKSDPKLSNRDTAPSETLCSKTVSCTPAKSANSKHALTPYLAAYSDSDKLNDYLWRVPSPNQQNIVQSLREKFQCLSSSSFA